From the Gouania willdenowi chromosome 19, fGouWil2.1, whole genome shotgun sequence genome, one window contains:
- the mmp25b gene encoding matrix metalloproteinase-17, with translation MEMVFMLGMIIFTLDGTSAAPQQYSRAVDWLSRYGYLPPPDPRTSRLQTKEGIESAIRVMQRFGGLRETGVLDDETLKLMDTPRCSLPDIVGSEDMLKRRRKKRYALSGLKWHKTDLTWSVHSYPRAAVSPGMTNSLVVTLLTHAFKAWSDAAPLTFRQTSSDSSGGDIRVSFARLLHDDGYPFDGKGGTLAHAFFPGVFEVAGDTHFDDDEIWSFGGAASTTDLFTVAVHEFGHALGLSHSSTDPSIMRPYYQGAVEDISNFQLALDDKLAIQQLYGVRERERPGGEDSNIPRLPSPPPPRPTQQVDPSFLERCNGGFDAIANIRGEVFFFKGEHFWRTTRDRSLVSLNPAQIKNFWIGLPPGTNKIDAVYERKSDSHIIFFIGSQYWVFKDTEVMSGYPRPLSEWGMKTKSGLSVERVDAAFIWAHNGMTYLFSGGEFWRFDESRKDKQVTKHPESGYPKDNSLWGGMPSLMDDVITWGDGDAYFFKDNLYWVIINGLLNQENVSARSIGEDWLRCPAPAPTSAPKKPRRPQECRCDLKGSSSVLQSGGLVLMSVMLIINCFIRNLSLDG, from the exons ATGGAGATGGTTTTTATGCTGGGGATGATAATATTCACGTTGGATGGAACATCAGCAGCGCCTCAACAATACAGCAGAGCggtg GACTGGCTGAGCAGGTATGGCTACCTGCCTCCCCCGGACCCCCGCACCAGCAGACTGCAGACCAAAGAGGGCATTGAGAGCGCTATCAGAGTGATGCAGAGATTTGGAGGGCTCAGGGAAACTGGAGTGCTGG ATGACGAAACGCTGAAACTCATGGACACGCCACGATGCTCTCTGCCTGACATAGTTGGAAGTGAGGACATGCTGAAGAGACGCAGGAAGAAAAGATATGCCCTGTCAGGCCTCAAGTGGCACAAGACAGACCTCACATGGAG TGTCCACAGTTACCCTAGGGCAGCCGTCTCACCGGGCATGACCAACAGTTTGGTGGTCACCCTCCTCACTCATGCCTTCAAGGCCTGGAGCGACGCAGCACCATTGACTTTCCGTCAGACGTCCAGTGACAGCAGCGGAGGAGACATCCGAGTGTCTTTTGCCCGTTTGCTCCATGATGATGGATACCCCTTCGATGGGAAGGGTGGCACGCTGGCCCACGCTTTCTTTCCTGGCGTATTTGAAGTGGCAGGCGACACacactttgatgatgatgagatCTGGAGCTTTGGAG GTGCTGCCAGCACAACAGACTTGTTCACAGTCGCAGTGCATGAGTTTGGCCACGCCCTGGGTCTATCTCATTCCTCCACCGATCCCTCCATCATGAGGCCGTATTACCAAGGAGCGGTAGAAGACATCTCCAATTTTCAACTGGCCTTGGATGACAAACTGGCCATTCAGCAGCTTTACG GTGTGAGAGAACGTGAGCGACCAGGCGGTGAAGATTCGAACATCCCTCGCTTACCTAGTCCACCTCCACCAAGACCAACACAGCA GGTTGATCCCTCATTCCTCGAGCGCTGTAACGGAGGCTTTGATGCAATAGCAAACATTCGAGGAGAGGTCTTCTTTTTCAAAG GTGAACATTTTTGGAGGACTACGCGAGACAGGTCTTTGGTGTCTTTAAACCCGGCTCAGATCAAAAACTTCTGGATAGGTCTGCCCCCGGGGACCAACAAGATCGATGCTGTGTACGAGAGGAAGAGCGACAGCCACATTATCTTCTTCATCG GGTCACAGTACTGGGTCTTCAAGGACACAGAGGTCATGAGTGGGTACCCCCGGCCCCTCTCCGAGTGGGGCATGAAGACAAAATCTGGGTTGTCAGTCGAAAGAGTGGACGCAGCCTTCATTTGGGCCCACAACGGCATGACGTACCTGTTCAGTGGAGGGGAGTTTTGGAGGTTTGACGAGAGCCGTAAAGACAAACAGGTGACCAAGCACCCGGAGTCGGGCTACCCAAAAGACAACAGCCTCTGGGGGGGGATGCCTTCCCTTATGGATGACGTCATCACCTGGGGAGATG GAGATGCCTACTTCTTCAAGGACAACCTCTATTGGGTGATTATTAATGGATTACTGAACCAAGAGAACGTCAGTGCCAGGTCCATCGGTGAAGACTGGCTCAGATGTCCGGCTCCGGCTCCAACCTCAGCACCAAAAAAGCCCAGAAGGCCACAGGAATGCCGCTGTGACCTGAAGGGTTCGTCTTCTGTGCTACAAAGCGGCGGCCTCGTTCTGATGTCTGTCATGTTAATAATCAACTGCTTTATTAGAAATCTGAGTTTAGATGGATGA